Proteins encoded by one window of Amaranthus tricolor cultivar Red isolate AtriRed21 chromosome 4, ASM2621246v1, whole genome shotgun sequence:
- the LOC130811238 gene encoding uncharacterized protein LOC130811238 isoform X2, producing MANYHGHHQYRSPFGDTTYTKVFVGGLAWETPTERMRAYFEQFGEILEAVIITDKNTSKSKGYGFVTFRDPAAATRACLDANPMIDGRRANCNIASFGRPRPSPPRGRTQGGGGGGVQGQASSTSYSGMPTPQQTLPTPYFYPYGYPYTAYTYQGLYNPQMQQQSQQYYAQFYGGSPSNSSLGAPFYYPGYSMPTTRPGFSSSPQAHRMPGPSYLYYPTQLDGAPFTQYPNPAPAFPSDAVSLTQHTHPVPASSTEESQGQQNSSVETDTMVVHSEGPST from the exons ATGGCTAATTATCATGGACATCATCAATATCGATCACCATTTGGTGATACAACATACACAAAAGTGTTTGTTGGAGGCTTAGCATGGGAGACTCCTACGGAAAGAATGCGTGCTTATTTTGAGCAATTTGGCGAGATTCTTGAAGCTGTTATCATTACTGATAAGAATACTAGCAAGTCCAAAGGCTACGGTTTT gtGACATTCCGAGACCCTGCTGCCGCTACAAGGGCGTGTTTGGATGCTAACCCAATGATCGATGGACGAAGAGCTAATTGCAACATTGCTTCCTTTGGTCGCCCTAGGCCTTCTCCTCCAAGAG gTAGAACAcaaggaggaggaggaggaggagtaCAAGGACAGGCATCGTCAACGTCGTATAGTGGAATGCCAACACCACAACAGACATTGCCAACACCATATTTTTATCCTTATGG GTACCCTTATACGGCTTATACTTACCAA GGGCTATACAACCCACAAATGCAGCAGCAATCACAGCAGTACTATGCACAATTCTATGGTGGGTCCCCTTCTAATTCATCTCTTGGGGCTCCTTTTTATTATCCTGGATATTCTATGCCTACTACCAGACCTGGATTTTCTTCCTCCCCTCAAGCGCATCGTATGCCTGGCCCCTCTTATCTTTACTATCCTACGCAGCTTGATGGCGCACCTTTCACCCAGTATCCTAATCCTGCGCCTGCTTTTCCTTCTGATGCCGTTTCTCTTACTCAGCATACCCATCCTGTCCCAGCATCTTCTACAG AAGAATCACAAGGTCAACAAAACAGCTCTGTAGAGACAGATACAATGGTGGTGCATTCTGAAGGTCCAAGCACTTGA
- the LOC130811238 gene encoding probable RNA-binding protein ARP1 isoform X1 — protein sequence MANYHGHHQYRSPFGDTTYTKVFVGGLAWETPTERMRAYFEQFGEILEAVIITDKNTSKSKGYGFVTFRDPAAATRACLDANPMIDGRRANCNIASFGRPRPSPPRGRTQGGGGGGVQGQASSTSYSGMPTPQQTLPTPYFYPYGYPYTAYTYQVMGYMQGLYNPQMQQQSQQYYAQFYGGSPSNSSLGAPFYYPGYSMPTTRPGFSSSPQAHRMPGPSYLYYPTQLDGAPFTQYPNPAPAFPSDAVSLTQHTHPVPASSTEESQGQQNSSVETDTMVVHSEGPST from the exons ATGGCTAATTATCATGGACATCATCAATATCGATCACCATTTGGTGATACAACATACACAAAAGTGTTTGTTGGAGGCTTAGCATGGGAGACTCCTACGGAAAGAATGCGTGCTTATTTTGAGCAATTTGGCGAGATTCTTGAAGCTGTTATCATTACTGATAAGAATACTAGCAAGTCCAAAGGCTACGGTTTT gtGACATTCCGAGACCCTGCTGCCGCTACAAGGGCGTGTTTGGATGCTAACCCAATGATCGATGGACGAAGAGCTAATTGCAACATTGCTTCCTTTGGTCGCCCTAGGCCTTCTCCTCCAAGAG gTAGAACAcaaggaggaggaggaggaggagtaCAAGGACAGGCATCGTCAACGTCGTATAGTGGAATGCCAACACCACAACAGACATTGCCAACACCATATTTTTATCCTTATGG GTACCCTTATACGGCTTATACTTACCAA GTGATGGGATACATGCAGGGGCTATACAACCCACAAATGCAGCAGCAATCACAGCAGTACTATGCACAATTCTATGGTGGGTCCCCTTCTAATTCATCTCTTGGGGCTCCTTTTTATTATCCTGGATATTCTATGCCTACTACCAGACCTGGATTTTCTTCCTCCCCTCAAGCGCATCGTATGCCTGGCCCCTCTTATCTTTACTATCCTACGCAGCTTGATGGCGCACCTTTCACCCAGTATCCTAATCCTGCGCCTGCTTTTCCTTCTGATGCCGTTTCTCTTACTCAGCATACCCATCCTGTCCCAGCATCTTCTACAG AAGAATCACAAGGTCAACAAAACAGCTCTGTAGAGACAGATACAATGGTGGTGCATTCTGAAGGTCCAAGCACTTGA